GCAGACATTGGCAAAGGGATCATAGCGGGTCGGCAGTACCAGTAAATCAACGGCGCCGTATAAGCGTTCAAGATCTTTTTGGTATCCCAAGAAAACGGTGGCTTCTCCCAAACCGGCCTTTTCGGCCCATCGGCGATAGGGTGGAATCGGATCAGCGCCGGCTACAAAGAGCCGAATGTTTTTGGCGCCGCTGCGGGCGGCCGCTTCGATCAAAACGGGAAGCCCTTTTTGCTTGAATTCGTTCCCCACAAACAGGATCGACAGATGGTCCGGCTTAATGCCGTATTGCATTCGAAAGGCGTCACCGAATCGATCCCTTGCGGTGAGATTGAATCGACTCGTATTCACACTGTTGTAAATGACGTGAATTTTTTCATCGGGTATTTGATAGTGGCTGCGGATCTGATCCTTTACCAATTTCGAATTGGTTAGAACGAATCTGGCGCCGTTTTGTTGAAAGATTCGTTTTTCCAGAAAAGTCAACACCTGGCGTCTGGGAGTGATCGCTTTGAACTTTCTAAGCAGGGGGTTGGTATATCGTTGTTCCATCTGGACCGGATTGATGCCGTCCGATGCCCGGAAAATGTCCTGGTTCCAAATCCGTTCCATGCTTTGAACCACGTCCAACTGAACCCCGGAGATTCGTTTAGATGCTATCAGGGCAAAGGAGAGGTTTTTCCCGGGAGAGGAGAATGGAAAGACCGGGACATGATGGAGTTGCACCCCGGGTATTTTTTCTCCGGTAGTGGCAAAGACATGAACTTCATGTCCCCGGCGGGCCAGCTCCGTGCTGAGGGACAGGGCGTACCGTTCCAGCCCCCCCTTGGTTGAAAGAAAGTGCCGGCATACCAACCCGATCTTCATCGGAGAGCACCATAGCAAATACGCTTGCCCGGCTTTTTTACGCGCCATTCCCGATTCTGATCAACGCCGCATTCCGAAGTGAGGACTGTCGGATTATTGGCTGAGTCTGTGTATGGGGTCATGGATAACCATTCAATCAATTCAGTGGCGGCTTATCGCCGGTGAACAAAAACACTCATATTATTCGGCGGCGGAACATTGTCAAGGCGCAATTCCTGACCAAAATTCCTGACCGTTAAAACGCTGCATGATAGGTGGTGTCAAACTCGGTCAGTGCGGCTTTCTCTAAATTAAAGAGCGTTGTTCTCAGTTTGGCAAGATATTTAACCCGCTGCTGTTGGGTCATGCCGCCAAGAGAACGCATTTCATCCAGGTCGCAGAGCACGAAACGCCACGAATCTCCCTGCGCAACGGGAAGTAAATTGGTGACGGGTTCCGCATAGAGCACGCCCTTTCGGTGAAGATCGCCCATAAAGGCGCCCAACGCGCGCACCAGGGGTAGAAGCTCGCCTTTTTGGTGCTCTCTTTGAAGCACTGCCGCCAGCGTCTGATTCGTTCCTGTCGACAGCGACGCGAAAACCGCCTCGCGGGGAATAAACAACCCTTCCCTTCTGGCATAGAAAAGAGGTTCAACCGCATCAATTCCCATCTCTTTTAGCCGGTAGTAAGCACACATGGCCTTTTTCGCCAGGGTCCTTCTCAGCAGATTTCTGGCCCGGATTTTGAGAGGGGCTTCGTGCACCTTGTAATGCTTCAGATACACATCCTTATTTTGGGATAAAACGGAACCGGAAACATAGGTATGCTTGTAATCGCTGGCATAAAAAGGCGTAAAAAAAGCGTTCCTTTCTTCAGAAAAAAAGGCTTCAAGCATTTTTTCGACTTCGATGTCGGAGATGGAATGATCCCGCCTGCCCCGCCATCCCTTGATGGAAAAAGGGGACGTCTTGTTTTTCCATTCGCCATAAAGGCCATTGTCTGTTCTGAATATGGCGATTCGGCATGAAATTGAATTTGCGCCCATGCTGATACCTTCGGTGGTTGCCGCCGATGCAGTGGCGCCGTTTTTAATAGTTCGAGAGTGCTTCACGGCTGCCTTTCATTTATTGACTTAAGGGTCGCTCCGGTTTTCGAGGGAAGTATAACCTCATAGAGGATGAGCCTGCCCAGCTTTTTTGAGTGCCACTCTCGAATGTTGTGAAAGCCGTTGGCCGAATTCACGGACGAGGGCGTTATTCCCTCATGTTGCCATCCCGCCTGATCCCATATGAAATAGTCATATTTTTGGTTTTGGATAAACTGGAGCAGCTCGGCCTTTGTGCGATAAAAAAGTGCCCCAGTATCAAAACAGGGCGCCCATGGCGTGTTCACATTGGCATAAAAGTGCACATCCGTTACCCGCTTAAAGGCTCCGCAGACGGATACGGCCCGCTGTCCTGTTTCGCGTTGCGAGATGAAAAGGCCGATTTCCCGGAAGATCAGCTTGTCCGCATCATAATTTGCCCGAATTATTTTGGGTGCAACGGTGAGCAGAACGAGCGCACACACAACGGCATATCCGGTGGCCGGTCGACACCGAAACCGGTTTGATAAAAACAAATGAAACCGCTTGATGCCGGCGCCGATGAAAATAAATGCCGGCAGCAGAAAAACCGCCAGGTGGCGCTCCGCCGCATGCCACGCGCAGAACGTCTGAAAATAGAGCAGCCCCAACGCAGAAATGCAAATAAAGGCGATATACCGGATTCGTTTGTCCGTCCATGCGGAATGTCCCAGGGAAACTGCGCCTGCGAGAAGAAAGCCGAAAAAAATATAAAGCAGCGTTTCCACGATAAGGACGATGAGGGCGACAAGGGCGATAATCCAAACCAGACTTCTGATTCTGTCGAAGAAATACTTGCTGACAGTAAACAGGTCGGGTTGGTAAAGGGTTTTTAACTCGTTGCGCAGACCTTCGTATTGGGAAATCACCCCTAAAGGAAGATTCAATATTCTTTTGGGGTTGAGAATTTCAACCCAATTAAGTCCCAGGCCGGAAGCCAGCCCAATGAGCATGAATAGCAAAATAATATAGGGCGTTAAGAAAATGAGTAGATCCGTCCATCTGTTCCGGTTTTTAATAAAAGGCAAATAACATGCGGTTACCAGAATATAAAGGGAGCCTTCAATACGGGCCCATGTCGCAAAGGCCAGGCAGAAACTGCAACACAGCAGTACCCCGGGGCGCCTTTTTTCGATGTGAAGAATAAAAAGATACAGCCCCGAAACTGAAAAAAACCAAAACAGGGGGTCTCGCAGGGCATCCGTTGAGACGAACGTATAGGCCGGCAAAAGGGCAAACACCAGGGCGGTCAGCGACGCGACGGTATCATCGAAAAAGCGGCGCAACAGCCAATAAAAGGGAATAATGGTAAGGGTGCTGAAAAAGATGTTAACGCTTTGCGCCGCTATCACCCAATCACCGAAAATGCGATAGGCCGCGCAGACCGCTACCGGGTAGGGAGACAAATAAGAATAACAACTCAGAATCTGATCGAACAGGCCGAAATAGAGGGCTTTTGCCTGCTGAATGTATAAATGGCTGTCCGGGCTGATAATGGGGATTTGATAAAATAGATAAATCCTTGCCGAAAAACCCAGGGCAAGAACGCATGCCGCGGCTCGGGACAGGTTCAGTTGAACAGGCGAATTCGTTAAAGGCGCAAAGGGCATCCGGTTTTCCGTTAGTTCTTTTGTGCCGCCTGGGCCATGGCCGCGGGTGGTTTGGTGTTCCAACGCCTGTGAACCCAGAACCACTGGTCCGGATAGCGGCGGACCACGGATTCAATCACTTGATTATAAGCGCTGGTGTTGGCTTCAAGATCTTTTATCTTATCTCCCGTTCGAATGAGCGGGACTTCCGGCAGAATCATTCCCGTAAACCCTTTTTTCTCTCTCAGCAGAAACGCGGGAACCACCGGGGCGCCCGTTTTAAGCGCCAGAAGCGCCAAGCCTTCGTTGGTACAGGCCGGCATATTGAAAAAAGGGACAAAAACACCTTCCCGGGCGGCCACATTCTGGTCCATGAGAAGTGTTACCATTTCCTTTCGGTCCAGGCTGTTTAATATTTTTCGAAACGATCTTTTCTTGGGGATCATGGAACCACCGTAACGGGTACGGCTTCTTATGGTGAACCGTTCCAGCGGCTTGAAGTCC
This Desulfobacterales bacterium DNA region includes the following protein-coding sequences:
- a CDS encoding glycosyltransferase family 4 protein — translated: MARKKAGQAYLLWCSPMKIGLVCRHFLSTKGGLERYALSLSTELARRGHEVHVFATTGEKIPGVQLHHVPVFPFSSPGKNLSFALIASKRISGVQLDVVQSMERIWNQDIFRASDGINPVQMEQRYTNPLLRKFKAITPRRQVLTFLEKRIFQQNGARFVLTNSKLVKDQIRSHYQIPDEKIHVIYNSVNTSRFNLTARDRFGDAFRMQYGIKPDHLSILFVGNEFKQKGLPVLIEAAARSGAKNIRLFVAGADPIPPYRRWAEKAGLGEATVFLGYQKDLERLYGAVDLLVLPTRYDPFANVCLEAMACGTPVITTVMNGASEIIKNGREGFVLKTGDADELSARIQDFLAVSDRAAIRQRVAEKATAFTMGNHMRRLFDLYARVCEEKANEHRFPKNRN
- a CDS encoding glycosyltransferase family 39 protein — protein: MPFAPLTNSPVQLNLSRAAACVLALGFSARIYLFYQIPIISPDSHLYIQQAKALYFGLFDQILSCYSYLSPYPVAVCAAYRIFGDWVIAAQSVNIFFSTLTIIPFYWLLRRFFDDTVASLTALVFALLPAYTFVSTDALRDPLFWFFSVSGLYLFILHIEKRRPGVLLCCSFCLAFATWARIEGSLYILVTACYLPFIKNRNRWTDLLIFLTPYIILLFMLIGLASGLGLNWVEILNPKRILNLPLGVISQYEGLRNELKTLYQPDLFTVSKYFFDRIRSLVWIIALVALIVLIVETLLYIFFGFLLAGAVSLGHSAWTDKRIRYIAFICISALGLLYFQTFCAWHAAERHLAVFLLPAFIFIGAGIKRFHLFLSNRFRCRPATGYAVVCALVLLTVAPKIIRANYDADKLIFREIGLFISQRETGQRAVSVCGAFKRVTDVHFYANVNTPWAPCFDTGALFYRTKAELLQFIQNQKYDYFIWDQAGWQHEGITPSSVNSANGFHNIREWHSKKLGRLILYEVILPSKTGATLKSINERQP
- a CDS encoding lysophospholipid acyltransferase family protein: MRNLTDPIIDSALFCFTRIFGFLPRKIGIGTGVAMGRLAYTIVKRSRNIALNNLRNAYPEKKDAQIQRIAKAVFENLGKLLYEICWSNCLNNDELRRHVKIEGMAHIQTAYAKGKGVLVLTGHFGNWELMPVVGHLVGHPFSIVYRPLDFKPLERFTIRSRTRYGGSMIPKKRSFRKILNSLDRKEMVTLLMDQNVAAREGVFVPFFNMPACTNEGLALLALKTGAPVVPAFLLREKKGFTGMILPEVPLIRTGDKIKDLEANTSAYNQVIESVVRRYPDQWFWVHRRWNTKPPAAMAQAAQKN